The Mannheimia granulomatis sequence TTTAACGCCATAACCTTCATTGAAGATCACCACATCACCTACTTTAACCGCTAAGGGCTGAACTGAGCCATTATCTAAAATACGACCACTACCTACGGCAATTACTTTGCCACGGGTAGATTTTGTTGCTGCCGAACCGGTTAAAACAATACCACCAGCTGATTTTGTTTCAATTTCTTCACGTTTTAAAATAACTTTATCGTGTAATGGACGAAGTGCCATGCTATGTTCCTTCTCTTAAAATTAAATGATTAAAATTTTACGCCCAAAAGCGCAATGCTTAACAATATAAAGGCAGATTTCGGAGTTTCAAGAGCAAGCGGTCAAATTTGTAAAAAATTTTACAAATTTGACCGTTTTTGATAAAACATTATCCTTAAAAAATCGGTTTATGTTTAGAAAACTTCAAATTCTCTTATATCATTTAAACTCTTAATTTAAAGATAGGATAATAAAATGAAAAAATACTTAATGCTCTGCTCACTATGGTTCCTCTCCGC is a genomic window containing:
- a CDS encoding co-chaperone GroES, producing the protein MALRPLHDKVILKREEIETKSAGGIVLTGSAATKSTRGKVIAVGSGRILDNGSVQPLAVKVGDVVIFNEGYGVKTEKIDGEEVLILAEHDILAIVE